The Paenibacillus sp. FSL W8-0426 region TGAGGTCGCACGCAAATACGATGCATCCAGCATTGCGCTGGCTCACCATGCCGATGACCAGGCGGAGACGGTTTTGCTTCATTTATTGCGCGGCTCCGGGCTTTCAGGCCTGGCCGGCATGAGGTTTAAACGTCGCGAAAAAAATGTGGAACTAATTCGGCCATGCCTTCGTATAAACAAGACGGACCTTGTAGAAGCTTGTAATACACAAGGTTTCCCGTATGTGAACGACGAGTCGAACACCAACCGAAAATATACACGGAATGCCATCCGTCTGGATGTGCTCCCTTTCTTGGAGCAATTTAACGGACAGATCACGCCGTCTTTGAATCGTCTTGCCGAAATCGTGGGCGATGAAGACGAATTCATGGGGCAGGGTGCACTCGACGCATACAGCTGTCTAGTGCAGAAGAACGGCGGAAGGCAGACCTTTGAGTTGCCTTCCTTTTTGAAGTTACATGTCGCTTTACAACGGAGGTTGATTAAACTAATATTGAATTATCTGCCTTTGGACAGTGATTTTGTCGACTTTACCCGGATCGAAACCATTCGGCGCAAGGTCACGGAGAACGATTCGACGACCTGGAGTCTGGATCTGGGACAAACCTTTGTCTGTACTCGGGAATACGACAATATTTCCTTTGGCGTACGGAATGAAGTACAGGATCAATCTTATGAGTATCGTCTCGAGCGATGGAGCGGAGTTTGCGAGCTTTCGCTCATGGAGATTAATCGTCAACTGCGGTTATTCCCCCTGAGCCCCAAGGACTACCTTGCACCCGAATCGGCTGACGTGGCCGCATTTGATGCGGACGAACTGATCATGCCGCTCGTTGTGCGTTCACGGTTACCTGGAGATACCATGAAGGTCATGGGATTAAACGGAAGCAAAAAGGTGAAAAATATTTTCATCGACGAAAAGGTACCTCCCTCTGTCCGACCACGCATTCCTGTGGTATGTGACGGTGCTGGCAACATTATTTGGTTGCCGGGCGTGCGCCGGTCCAGTCTGGCTCCGGTGAAGGAGGATACTTCTGCCATTCTGTACATGACTGTAGGCGATTCAGCGATTCAGGGGTAGTGGTTATGGTTCAGGTAAGGCTTTCATAGTATAACTTAGGAGGTTCACGCAGTTGCAGAACGACATTCAGGAAGTATTGATCAGCGAGGAAGAGATTCAAAACAAGGTGAAGGAACTTGGTGCAGTATTGAGCGCCGAATATGCAGGTCGCAATCCTTTGGTCATTTGCGTGCTCAAAGGTGCGTTTATATTTATGGCTGATTTGGTTAAAAACATTACTGTACCCGTGGAGATGGATTTCATGGCGGTATCCAGCTACGGCGCTTCAACCAAATCGTCCGGCGTTGTCAAAATCATCAAGGATTTGGACGTATCCGTCGATGGACGCGAGGTCCTGATTGTTGAAGATATCATCGACAGCGGACTTACGCTCAGTTATTTAATCGAACTGCTGCAAGGCCGCGGAGCCAAATCGGTTCGCGTAGTGACACTCTTTGACAAGCCGTCCGGCCGCAAGGTCGAGCTGGAAGCGCATTATACGGGCTTTGACATTCCGGATGCCTTTATTGTTGGTTACGGTCTGGATTACGCCGAGAAGTATCGGAACCTCCCTTATATCGGGATCTTGAAACCAGAGGTTTACACCAGTTAATCTGTGCTGGACCCCAGCCCCGAGCGGCTTTTTTGCTTCTGTTGAGAAGCCATATCGGGCTATGTTAAAATAAATAAAGTGTCTCGAGAGGAGGTAGGGGATGAATCGGTTCATCCGGAATTCTGGTTTTTATTTGATTCTTTTTTTAGTTGTGGTGGGCATAGTCCAATTCGTCAGCAATGGCGGCGAAGCCACCGATAATCCTAGATATGATCAGTTGCGTTCGGCGATTCAGGCCGATAACGTCAAAGATTTGACGGTTCAGTTCGATGGACAGTCATTTCTGGTAACCGGTCATTACAGAACCAAGCCAGCAGAAGCCAAATCAGAAAATTTCTCGACGTACATTCCTCCTACAGACGAAGCGATTGGGGAGCTTGTAAAGGCAAGCGAAACCAATAATTTCGAGTTTAATCAGGAGCCCATGAGAGGTGACAGCATTTGGTTGACATTGCTGACCTCCTTTATTCCTTTGATCATTATGTTCCTCCTGTTCTTCTTCCTGTTTAATCAGGCTCAAGGCGGCGGCGGTAAAGTAATGAACTTTGGTAAAAGCCGTGCCCGTCTCTACAATGAAGAGAAGAAACGGGTCACGTTCGAAGATGTTGCCGGTGCGGACGAAGAGAAGCAGGAGCTTGTCGAGGTCGTTGACTTCCTCAAGGATCCTCGCAAGTTTGCGGCTGTCGGCGCACGGATTCCGAAAGGCGTATTGCTTGTAGGTCCTCCGGGTACGGGTAAAACTTTGCTTGCGCGTGCCGTAGCGGGTGAAGCAGGAGTGCCGTTCTTCAGCATTTCCGGTTCCGATTTCGTGGAAATGTTCGTCGGTGTCGGTGCTTCCCGTGTACGCGATTTGTTTGAAAATGCAAAGAAAAACGCACCATGTATCATCTTCATTGACGAGATTGATGCCGTGGGACGTCAACGTGGTGCCGGACTTGGCGGCGGTCACGATGAACGTGAGCAGACGCTGAACCAGTTGCTCGTTGAGATGGACGGTTTCGGGGCGAACGAAGGCATCATTATCGTTGCCGCAACCAACCGTGCAGACATTCTCGACCCGGCGTTGCTGCGTCCAGGCCGCTTCGACCGTCAAATTACGGTAGATCGTCCGGATGTTAAAGGCCGTGAAGCTGTACTGAAAGTACATTCCCGTAACAAACCGCTCACCAAAGATGTGAAGCTGGATGTGATCGCGAAGCGTACAACCGGATTCTCCGGTGCGGATCTGGAAAATCTCCTGAACGAAGCGGCATTGCTTGCGGCACGCCGTAATCGTAGAGATATTTCGATGCGTGAGGTAGATGAAGCGATTGACCGTGTCATCGTGGGTACGGAGAAGAAAAGCCGTGTCATCAGTGATCGCGAGAAACGCATCGTTGCTTACCACGAAGCGGGTCATACCATCGTAGGTTATTTCCTGGAACATGCCGATATGGTACATAAAGTGACCATTATACCGCGTGGACGCGCGGGTGGATACGTCATCATGTTGCCAAAAGAGGATCGCATGCTCGTCACCAAGCAAGAGCTTCTGGACAAAGTTACGGGTCTCCTGGGGGGCCGTGTAGCAGAGGAATTGTTCATCGGCGAGATTGGTACTGGCGCATATAGCGACTTCCAGCAAGCAACAGGTATTGTTCGCAGCATGGTAATGGAGTACGGTATGAGCGAGAAATTGGGACCAATGCAATTCGGCAGCTCGCAAGGGCAAGTGTTCCTTGGTCGCGATATCGGTCACGAACAAAACTACTCGGATTCCATCGCTTATGAGATCGATCAGGAGATGCAGCGTTTCATCACGGAATGTTATGAGAAATGTAAAGACCTGCTCGTGAAACATTCGAAGGAAGTTCACCTGATTGCACAAACGTTGCTGGAAGAAGAAACCCTGGAGATGGAACAAATCAAGCAATTGATTGAAACAGGATCCCTGGGCAATAAAGCTGCCAGCGACAATGGCAATGAAGGTACACCTAATGAAAGCGGCGAGGCAATCATTGATAATATCGGTGATGTGCGCGTTCGTATTCAAGGCAAGGATGATGTAGTGCCTGAGACACCAGCCGGAGATGTTCCCAACGAAGCTCCGAACCTGGATAAAGGCGATAGCACCGATCCAAGCGATGGTGGTTCGAAGCCGACATCCTAAGCATAATCATAACCGCTCGTTGTTAGCGCGGATTAAAAAGAGAGCCTTCCGGCTCTCTTTTTTTTGCAAAAATACATGAATGGATCAAGATAACGCAAATGGAGAGCTAGGACGCGAACCGGGCAGGAAATGGGCCGATACGTGGCAATTCTGTGGCGTTTTCATTAATTGACAGACTCGTGAACGTTGTGTACATTAGGTGTTAAACCGCTTGTGATTCGTTTCTCAAGCGAAAATTACGGTACACAACCTTATACAACACAGCGCTATGCGCTGTCCTGATAAAGGAGAGGATCGCAGGTGGAAGCTCTGGCATTAGAGCGCAAGGCTGAGATGAATCGGGAGCTGCGGGAGCGGCTGCTGCAGTTGAAAAAAGAACGTAACGCCATTATTCTTGCCCATTATTATCAACGTGACGAGGTACAGGAGGTCGCCGATTTTCGTGGGGATTCGTTCTTGCTTGCCCAGAAGGCAGCGCAGACGGATGCCGATGTCATTGTTTTTTGCGGCGTACACTTCATGGGGGAGAGCGCTAAGATTTTGGCGCCGAACAAAACGGTTATCATCCCGGACGAACGTGCCGGCTGCCCGATGGCAGATATGGTGAATGTGGACGGATTGCGAAAGCTGAAAGCACAGCATCCGAATGCCAAGGTTGTTACTTACATCAACTCTTCCGCCGAAATCAAGGCAGAAACCGATATTTGCTGTACATCAGCCAATGCGGTCAGAGTCATTCAATCTGTCGATTCTGACGAAATCATCTGGGTGCCGGACAAAAATCTGGGCCATTATGTGCAGCAGCACACGGACAAGAAAATGATTATTTGGGAAGGTTACTGCAACACACATGACATGCTGACTGTAAAAGATGTTGTGGAGATGAAAGCCAAGTATCCGAACGCCGAATTTGTCGTGCATCCGGAATGCCGCCCGGAAGTAGTGGCCATGGGGGATTTCGTAGGCAGCACAACGGCCATTCTGGAATATTGCAAAAATTCTACGGCCAAAGAATTCATCGTAGGAACCGAAGACGGAACAGGCTACCAGCTTCGTTTGGACAGCCCGGATAAACAATTTCATTTCGCGACCAAATTCCTCGTATGTCCAAACATGAAGGTCAACAACCTGAAGAAACTGGTGAAATGCCTGGAAACGATGAAACCGCAAATTTACGTACCGCCGGCCGTTGCCGATAAAGCCAGAGAATCGCTAGAGCGCATGTTACTCGTGAAGTAGCGTGCGCTACTCTTGCTCCAAGACAGGTGAATAACATGATACCGCAATATGTAGTAGATTTTGATATATCCCTGCTGCCGGTGCATGAAACGGATGTGCTGGTGATTGGATCGGGCATCGCAGGTTTGTTTACGGCCATCAAGGCGAGCGCGCAGAACCGCGTACTCATGATTACGAAGAAATCGTTGCTCGAAAGCAATACCCGTTATGCTCAGGGAGGCATCGCCGCGGTGATTGCTGAGGACGATTCGCCGGCATACCATCTGCAGGACACGATGGTGGCCGGGGCCGGGCTTTGTCGTCCTGAAGCGGTGGAAGCTTTGGTAAATGAAGGGCCCGACGGAGTCAAGGAACTGATCCGCCTGGGCACCTCGTTCGATCTCGAGGACGGCGAGCTGGCACTGACACAGGAGGGCGCGCATAGCCACCGCCGCATACTGCATGCAAACGGAGATGCGACAGGCTACGAAATTGTGCGTGCGCTGGCCGTTGAAGTGAGCGAGCATCCCGGCATCGACGTTTGGGATGAACACTTCGTCATCGACTTGATAACCGGGGATGGCGAGTGTAGAGGCGTGCTTGTGCAAAAGCCTGATGGAACA contains the following coding sequences:
- the ftsH gene encoding ATP-dependent zinc metalloprotease FtsH, translated to MNRFIRNSGFYLILFLVVVGIVQFVSNGGEATDNPRYDQLRSAIQADNVKDLTVQFDGQSFLVTGHYRTKPAEAKSENFSTYIPPTDEAIGELVKASETNNFEFNQEPMRGDSIWLTLLTSFIPLIIMFLLFFFLFNQAQGGGGKVMNFGKSRARLYNEEKKRVTFEDVAGADEEKQELVEVVDFLKDPRKFAAVGARIPKGVLLVGPPGTGKTLLARAVAGEAGVPFFSISGSDFVEMFVGVGASRVRDLFENAKKNAPCIIFIDEIDAVGRQRGAGLGGGHDEREQTLNQLLVEMDGFGANEGIIIVAATNRADILDPALLRPGRFDRQITVDRPDVKGREAVLKVHSRNKPLTKDVKLDVIAKRTTGFSGADLENLLNEAALLAARRNRRDISMREVDEAIDRVIVGTEKKSRVISDREKRIVAYHEAGHTIVGYFLEHADMVHKVTIIPRGRAGGYVIMLPKEDRMLVTKQELLDKVTGLLGGRVAEELFIGEIGTGAYSDFQQATGIVRSMVMEYGMSEKLGPMQFGSSQGQVFLGRDIGHEQNYSDSIAYEIDQEMQRFITECYEKCKDLLVKHSKEVHLIAQTLLEEETLEMEQIKQLIETGSLGNKAASDNGNEGTPNESGEAIIDNIGDVRVRIQGKDDVVPETPAGDVPNEAPNLDKGDSTDPSDGGSKPTS
- the nadA gene encoding quinolinate synthase NadA, whose protein sequence is MEALALERKAEMNRELRERLLQLKKERNAIILAHYYQRDEVQEVADFRGDSFLLAQKAAQTDADVIVFCGVHFMGESAKILAPNKTVIIPDERAGCPMADMVNVDGLRKLKAQHPNAKVVTYINSSAEIKAETDICCTSANAVRVIQSVDSDEIIWVPDKNLGHYVQQHTDKKMIIWEGYCNTHDMLTVKDVVEMKAKYPNAEFVVHPECRPEVVAMGDFVGSTTAILEYCKNSTAKEFIVGTEDGTGYQLRLDSPDKQFHFATKFLVCPNMKVNNLKKLVKCLETMKPQIYVPPAVADKARESLERMLLVK
- the tilS gene encoding tRNA lysidine(34) synthetase TilS, translating into MEALGWDMLVKTVMEAAEEHRLWVSGDRIVVAVSGGPDSVAFLHIMHEISTRHTPLELICAHVHHGFRKASDQEAEMVKELAGRLGIAFEWIKADIPSYMKLTGLGSQEAARDRRYAFLHEVARKYDASSIALAHHADDQAETVLLHLLRGSGLSGLAGMRFKRREKNVELIRPCLRINKTDLVEACNTQGFPYVNDESNTNRKYTRNAIRLDVLPFLEQFNGQITPSLNRLAEIVGDEDEFMGQGALDAYSCLVQKNGGRQTFELPSFLKLHVALQRRLIKLILNYLPLDSDFVDFTRIETIRRKVTENDSTTWSLDLGQTFVCTREYDNISFGVRNEVQDQSYEYRLERWSGVCELSLMEINRQLRLFPLSPKDYLAPESADVAAFDADELIMPLVVRSRLPGDTMKVMGLNGSKKVKNIFIDEKVPPSVRPRIPVVCDGAGNIIWLPGVRRSSLAPVKEDTSAILYMTVGDSAIQG
- the hpt gene encoding hypoxanthine phosphoribosyltransferase, whose translation is MQNDIQEVLISEEEIQNKVKELGAVLSAEYAGRNPLVICVLKGAFIFMADLVKNITVPVEMDFMAVSSYGASTKSSGVVKIIKDLDVSVDGREVLIVEDIIDSGLTLSYLIELLQGRGAKSVRVVTLFDKPSGRKVELEAHYTGFDIPDAFIVGYGLDYAEKYRNLPYIGILKPEVYTS